Proteins encoded together in one Chelonoidis abingdonii isolate Lonesome George chromosome 1, CheloAbing_2.0, whole genome shotgun sequence window:
- the BCLAF3 gene encoding BCLAF1 and THRAP3 family member 3 isoform X3, producing the protein MARSRSRSPRWKHRSLSPAFRSSEHHRQRHAHINYDCEYKGFRKDLKKPMSWRVEDGKYGQSNYRFAPHGNLYHRIYEHRSSSPNVKRTPLEDTYSHKPCRTHSSERGEGNRRYQFPAKYSEVSYKEHDQPFYLHKMQERYMPEDFRVTGDEKGMKPFHRPLGASCKFERKWHEDEMRHQKFQEDKYGQSLRRASEEFTTRSSLQKRYPEDRDYREHGHTSKRAKEIERYDDEEIARNHKWKQERSFPPYQKKEEQRNVDPQAHRSAEREYTKSSVTKIAYDYNYKHHRHLDGTKSFSDYRAQKYVKQEDQKYSSPKGSLNSKELDYCSGGRVRQTEEGHNEVPIKYSSVKGCSACANSYKNDVDLRPFNNTKKERVRNEGDFRKKIDSSNSHHDTSHTVSDVKMSDVTPRKELLTIKVDMKKMMNKYRTGSSHTVERQMSHDLVAVGRKNENFHPVFEHMESVTQNVENNPSKEFTQEIITIIHQVKANYFTSSDLTLNERFSKIQDKPVVNLNEVKIYSDPEIHRRIDISLAELQNKLAMPCESGQTVVRVLEDPNDLRHDIERRRKERLQNEDERVFHIDSVIQRNEHNGSLSKLQNSQIDGFQKPIRFLKPPFRKFIRKPHMNNYYAAKTNDIFTHRPFGGHLENPRPFRRPFKRETCRGIALEPSS; encoded by the exons ATGGCTAGATCTAGATCAAGATCACCAAGGTGGAAACACAG gtcCTTATCACCTGCATTTAGGAGCTCAGAACACCATAGACAAAGACATGCTCATATTAATTATGACTGTGAATATAAGGGATTTAGGAAAGACCTGAAGAAACCTATGTCTTGGAGAGTGGAAGATGGGAAATACGGCCAAAGCAATTATAGATTTGCACCACATGGGAATCTCTACCACAGAATTTATGAACATAGATCATCTTCACCAAATGTAAAAAGAACTCCTTTAGAGGATACATACAGTCATAAACCCTGTAGAACACATTCATCAGAAAGGGGTGAAGGCAACAGGAGATATCAATTTCCAGCCAAATACTCAGAAGTATCCTATAAAGAACATGATCAGCCTTTTTACTTACACAAAATGCAAGAAAGATATATGCCTGAGGACTTCAGAGTCACCGGAGATGAAAAAGGAATGAAACCTTTTCATAGACCGTTAGGGGCTTCATgtaaatttgaaagaaaatggcATGAAGATGAAATGAGGCACCAGAAGTTTCAGGAAGACAAATATGGTCAATCGCTCCGAAGAGCTTCTGAAGAATTTACAACAAGGAGCTCTTTGCAGAAGAG GTATCCTGAAGATCGTGATTACAGAGAACATGGGCACACATCTAAAAGGGCTAAAGAAATTGAGAGATATGACGATGAAGAAATAGCAAGAAATCACAAATGGAAGCAAGAGCGTTCTTTTCCACCCTACCAAAAAAAGGAGGAGCAAAGAAACGTTGATCCCCAAGCTCATCGGTCTGCTGAAAGGGAGTACACAAAGAGTTCTGTTACGAAGATAGCATATGACTATAATTACAAACATCATAGACACCTAGATGGGACAAAATCTTTTTCTGATTATAGAGCTCAGAAGTATGTAAAGCAGGAAGACCAAAAATACAGTTCTCCTAAGGGTTCTCTGAATAGCAAAGAGTTAGATTATTGTAGTGGTGGAAGAGTAAGACAGACTGAAGAAGGGCATAATGAAGTGCCCATTAAATACAGTTCAGTGAAGGGCTGCAGTGCATGTGCCAACTCTTACAAAAATGATGTTGATCTGAGACCCTTTAATAACACAAAGAAGGAAAGAGTAAGGAATGAAGgggatttcagaaaaaaaatagattctTCTAATAGCCATCATGACACAAGTCATACAGTTTCAGATGTGAAAATGTCCGATGTCACTCCTAGGAAGGAGCTGCTCACAATCAAAGTGGATATGAAGAAAATGATGAACAAGTACAG GACTGGTTCTAGCCATACTGTGGAGCGGCAGATGTCTCATGATCTGGTTGCTGTTGgcaggaaaaatgaaaattttcatccaGTGTTTGAACACATGGAATCTGTAACACAAAATGTGGAGAACAACCCATCAAAAGAATTTACTCAGGAAATCATAACAATTATCCATCAAGTTAAAG CAAATTATTTTACATCTTCTGACCTAACTCTAAATGAACGCTTCTCAAAAATTCAGGATAAACCAGttgtaaatttaaatgaagtTAAAATATATTCAGATCCAGAAATTCACAG GAGAATTGATATATCTTTGGCAGAACTTCAGAATAAACTAGCTATGCCATGTGAATCTGGACAG ACTGTTGTGAGAGTTCTAGAAGATCCAAATGATCTACGGCATGATatagagaggaggagaaaagagaggcTGCAGAATGAAGATGAGAGAGTGTTTCACATAGACAGTGTAATTCAAAG GAATGAGCACAATGGTAGCTTGTCAAAATTACAGAACTCTCAAATTGATGGATTCCAAAAACCTATAAGATTCCTAAAACCACCTTTCAGGAAATTTATTAGGAAACCTCACATG AATAATTATTATGCTGCAAAAACAAATGACATCTTTACTCACAGACCATTTGGAGGACATCTGGAAAATCCAAGACCCTTCAGAAGACCCTTTAAG AGAGAGACATGCAGGGGGATAGCCTTGGAACCATCTTCCTAA
- the BCLAF3 gene encoding BCLAF1 and THRAP3 family member 3 isoform X1 yields the protein MARSRSRSPRWKHRSLSPAFRSSEHHRQRHAHINYDCEYKGFRKDLKKPMSWRVEDGKYGQSNYRFAPHGNLYHRIYEHRSSSPNVKRTPLEDTYSHKPCRTHSSERGEGNRRYQFPAKYSEVSYKEHDQPFYLHKMQERYMPEDFRVTGDEKGMKPFHRPLGASCKFERKWHEDEMRHQKFQEDKYGQSLRRASEEFTTRSSLQKRYPEDRDYREHGHTSKRAKEIERYDDEEIARNHKWKQERSFPPYQKKEEQRNVDPQAHRSAEREYTKSSVTKIAYDYNYKHHRHLDGTKSFSDYRAQKYVKQEDQKYSSPKGSLNSKELDYCSGGRVRQTEEGHNEVPIKYSSVKGCSACANSYKNDVDLRPFNNTKKERVRNEGDFRKKIDSSNSHHDTSHTVSDVKMSDVTPRKELLTIKVDMKKMMNKYRTGSSHTVERQMSHDLVAVGRKNENFHPVFEHMESVTQNVENNPSKEFTQEIITIIHQVKANYFTSSDLTLNERFSKIQDKPVVNLNEVKIYSDPEIHRRIDISLAELQNKLAMPCESGQTVVRVLEDPNDLRHDIERRRKERLQNEDERVFHIDSVIQRNEHNGSLSKLQNSQIDGFQKPIRFLKPPFRKFIRKPHMNNYYAAKTNDIFTHRPFGGHLENPRPFRRPFKNNFTDGRLQHSYKSGLVQKGLYIQAKYQWLRSAGVRGFTTYKFREGFLRKEKVLRQEDYLSADD from the exons ATGGCTAGATCTAGATCAAGATCACCAAGGTGGAAACACAG gtcCTTATCACCTGCATTTAGGAGCTCAGAACACCATAGACAAAGACATGCTCATATTAATTATGACTGTGAATATAAGGGATTTAGGAAAGACCTGAAGAAACCTATGTCTTGGAGAGTGGAAGATGGGAAATACGGCCAAAGCAATTATAGATTTGCACCACATGGGAATCTCTACCACAGAATTTATGAACATAGATCATCTTCACCAAATGTAAAAAGAACTCCTTTAGAGGATACATACAGTCATAAACCCTGTAGAACACATTCATCAGAAAGGGGTGAAGGCAACAGGAGATATCAATTTCCAGCCAAATACTCAGAAGTATCCTATAAAGAACATGATCAGCCTTTTTACTTACACAAAATGCAAGAAAGATATATGCCTGAGGACTTCAGAGTCACCGGAGATGAAAAAGGAATGAAACCTTTTCATAGACCGTTAGGGGCTTCATgtaaatttgaaagaaaatggcATGAAGATGAAATGAGGCACCAGAAGTTTCAGGAAGACAAATATGGTCAATCGCTCCGAAGAGCTTCTGAAGAATTTACAACAAGGAGCTCTTTGCAGAAGAG GTATCCTGAAGATCGTGATTACAGAGAACATGGGCACACATCTAAAAGGGCTAAAGAAATTGAGAGATATGACGATGAAGAAATAGCAAGAAATCACAAATGGAAGCAAGAGCGTTCTTTTCCACCCTACCAAAAAAAGGAGGAGCAAAGAAACGTTGATCCCCAAGCTCATCGGTCTGCTGAAAGGGAGTACACAAAGAGTTCTGTTACGAAGATAGCATATGACTATAATTACAAACATCATAGACACCTAGATGGGACAAAATCTTTTTCTGATTATAGAGCTCAGAAGTATGTAAAGCAGGAAGACCAAAAATACAGTTCTCCTAAGGGTTCTCTGAATAGCAAAGAGTTAGATTATTGTAGTGGTGGAAGAGTAAGACAGACTGAAGAAGGGCATAATGAAGTGCCCATTAAATACAGTTCAGTGAAGGGCTGCAGTGCATGTGCCAACTCTTACAAAAATGATGTTGATCTGAGACCCTTTAATAACACAAAGAAGGAAAGAGTAAGGAATGAAGgggatttcagaaaaaaaatagattctTCTAATAGCCATCATGACACAAGTCATACAGTTTCAGATGTGAAAATGTCCGATGTCACTCCTAGGAAGGAGCTGCTCACAATCAAAGTGGATATGAAGAAAATGATGAACAAGTACAG GACTGGTTCTAGCCATACTGTGGAGCGGCAGATGTCTCATGATCTGGTTGCTGTTGgcaggaaaaatgaaaattttcatccaGTGTTTGAACACATGGAATCTGTAACACAAAATGTGGAGAACAACCCATCAAAAGAATTTACTCAGGAAATCATAACAATTATCCATCAAGTTAAAG CAAATTATTTTACATCTTCTGACCTAACTCTAAATGAACGCTTCTCAAAAATTCAGGATAAACCAGttgtaaatttaaatgaagtTAAAATATATTCAGATCCAGAAATTCACAG GAGAATTGATATATCTTTGGCAGAACTTCAGAATAAACTAGCTATGCCATGTGAATCTGGACAG ACTGTTGTGAGAGTTCTAGAAGATCCAAATGATCTACGGCATGATatagagaggaggagaaaagagaggcTGCAGAATGAAGATGAGAGAGTGTTTCACATAGACAGTGTAATTCAAAG GAATGAGCACAATGGTAGCTTGTCAAAATTACAGAACTCTCAAATTGATGGATTCCAAAAACCTATAAGATTCCTAAAACCACCTTTCAGGAAATTTATTAGGAAACCTCACATG AATAATTATTATGCTGCAAAAACAAATGACATCTTTACTCACAGACCATTTGGAGGACATCTGGAAAATCCAAGACCCTTCAGAAGACCCTTTAAG AACAACTTTACAGATGGTCGATTGCAACACAGTTATAAATCAGGCTTAGTACAGAAGGGTTTATATATTCAGGCTAAGTACCAGTGGCTACGTTCTGCTGGTGTAAGGGGATTTACCA
- the BCLAF3 gene encoding BCLAF1 and THRAP3 family member 3 isoform X2: MARSRSRSPRWKHRSLSPAFRSSEHHRQRHAHINYDCEYKGFRKDLKKPMSWRVEDGKYGQSNYRFAPHGNLYHRIYEHRSSSPNVKRTPLEDTYSHKPCRTHSSERGEGNRRYQFPAKYSEVSYKEHDQPFYLHKMQERYMPEDFRVTGDEKGMKPFHRPLGASCKFERKWHEDEMRHQKFQEDKYGQSLRRASEEFTTRSSLQKRYPEDRDYREHGHTSKRAKEIERYDDEEIARNHKWKQERSFPPYQKKEEQRNVDPQAHRSAEREYTKSSVTKIAYDYNYKHHRHLDGTKSFSDYRAQKYVKQEDQKYSSPKGSLNSKELDYCSGGRVRQTEEGHNEVPIKYSSVKGCSACANSYKNDVDLRPFNNTKKERVRNEGDFRKKIDSSNSHHDTSHTVSDVKMSDVTPRKELLTIKVDMKKMMNKYRTGSSHTVERQMSHDLVAVGRKNENFHPVFEHMESVTQNVENNPSKEFTQEIITIIHQVKANYFTSSDLTLNERFSKIQDKPVVNLNEVKIYSDPEIHRRIDISLAELQNKLAMPCESGQTVVRVLEDPNDLRHDIERRRKERLQNEDERVFHIDSVIQRNEHNGSLSKLQNSQIDGFQKPIRFLKPPFRKFIRKPHMNNYYAAKTNDIFTHRPFGGHLENPRPFRRPFKNNFTDGRLQHSYKSGLVQKGLYIQAKYQWLRSAGVRGFTTYKFREGFLRKEKEQSGIATET; this comes from the exons ATGGCTAGATCTAGATCAAGATCACCAAGGTGGAAACACAG gtcCTTATCACCTGCATTTAGGAGCTCAGAACACCATAGACAAAGACATGCTCATATTAATTATGACTGTGAATATAAGGGATTTAGGAAAGACCTGAAGAAACCTATGTCTTGGAGAGTGGAAGATGGGAAATACGGCCAAAGCAATTATAGATTTGCACCACATGGGAATCTCTACCACAGAATTTATGAACATAGATCATCTTCACCAAATGTAAAAAGAACTCCTTTAGAGGATACATACAGTCATAAACCCTGTAGAACACATTCATCAGAAAGGGGTGAAGGCAACAGGAGATATCAATTTCCAGCCAAATACTCAGAAGTATCCTATAAAGAACATGATCAGCCTTTTTACTTACACAAAATGCAAGAAAGATATATGCCTGAGGACTTCAGAGTCACCGGAGATGAAAAAGGAATGAAACCTTTTCATAGACCGTTAGGGGCTTCATgtaaatttgaaagaaaatggcATGAAGATGAAATGAGGCACCAGAAGTTTCAGGAAGACAAATATGGTCAATCGCTCCGAAGAGCTTCTGAAGAATTTACAACAAGGAGCTCTTTGCAGAAGAG GTATCCTGAAGATCGTGATTACAGAGAACATGGGCACACATCTAAAAGGGCTAAAGAAATTGAGAGATATGACGATGAAGAAATAGCAAGAAATCACAAATGGAAGCAAGAGCGTTCTTTTCCACCCTACCAAAAAAAGGAGGAGCAAAGAAACGTTGATCCCCAAGCTCATCGGTCTGCTGAAAGGGAGTACACAAAGAGTTCTGTTACGAAGATAGCATATGACTATAATTACAAACATCATAGACACCTAGATGGGACAAAATCTTTTTCTGATTATAGAGCTCAGAAGTATGTAAAGCAGGAAGACCAAAAATACAGTTCTCCTAAGGGTTCTCTGAATAGCAAAGAGTTAGATTATTGTAGTGGTGGAAGAGTAAGACAGACTGAAGAAGGGCATAATGAAGTGCCCATTAAATACAGTTCAGTGAAGGGCTGCAGTGCATGTGCCAACTCTTACAAAAATGATGTTGATCTGAGACCCTTTAATAACACAAAGAAGGAAAGAGTAAGGAATGAAGgggatttcagaaaaaaaatagattctTCTAATAGCCATCATGACACAAGTCATACAGTTTCAGATGTGAAAATGTCCGATGTCACTCCTAGGAAGGAGCTGCTCACAATCAAAGTGGATATGAAGAAAATGATGAACAAGTACAG GACTGGTTCTAGCCATACTGTGGAGCGGCAGATGTCTCATGATCTGGTTGCTGTTGgcaggaaaaatgaaaattttcatccaGTGTTTGAACACATGGAATCTGTAACACAAAATGTGGAGAACAACCCATCAAAAGAATTTACTCAGGAAATCATAACAATTATCCATCAAGTTAAAG CAAATTATTTTACATCTTCTGACCTAACTCTAAATGAACGCTTCTCAAAAATTCAGGATAAACCAGttgtaaatttaaatgaagtTAAAATATATTCAGATCCAGAAATTCACAG GAGAATTGATATATCTTTGGCAGAACTTCAGAATAAACTAGCTATGCCATGTGAATCTGGACAG ACTGTTGTGAGAGTTCTAGAAGATCCAAATGATCTACGGCATGATatagagaggaggagaaaagagaggcTGCAGAATGAAGATGAGAGAGTGTTTCACATAGACAGTGTAATTCAAAG GAATGAGCACAATGGTAGCTTGTCAAAATTACAGAACTCTCAAATTGATGGATTCCAAAAACCTATAAGATTCCTAAAACCACCTTTCAGGAAATTTATTAGGAAACCTCACATG AATAATTATTATGCTGCAAAAACAAATGACATCTTTACTCACAGACCATTTGGAGGACATCTGGAAAATCCAAGACCCTTCAGAAGACCCTTTAAG AACAACTTTACAGATGGTCGATTGCAACACAGTTATAAATCAGGCTTAGTACAGAAGGGTTTATATATTCAGGCTAAGTACCAGTGGCTACGTTCTGCTGGTGTAAGGGGATTTACCA
- the BCLAF3 gene encoding BCLAF1 and THRAP3 family member 3 isoform X4: protein MARSRSRSPRWKHRSLSPAFRSSEHHRQRHAHINYDCEYKGFRKDLKKPMSWRVEDGKYGQSNYRFAPHGNLYHRIYEHRSSSPNVKRTPLEDTYSHKPCRTHSSERGEGNRRYQFPAKYSEVSYKEHDQPFYLHKMQERYMPEDFRVTGDEKGMKPFHRPLGASCKFERKWHEDEMRHQKFQEDKYGQSLRRASEEFTTRSSLQKRYPEDRDYREHGHTSKRAKEIERYDDEEIARNHKWKQERSFPPYQKKEEQRNVDPQAHRSAEREYTKSSVTKIAYDYNYKHHRHLDGTKSFSDYRAQKYVKQEDQKYSSPKGSLNSKELDYCSGGRVRQTEEGHNEVPIKYSSVKGCSACANSYKNDVDLRPFNNTKKERVRNEGDFRKKIDSSNSHHDTSHTVSDVKMSDVTPRKELLTIKVDMKKMMNKYRTGSSHTVERQMSHDLVAVGRKNENFHPVFEHMESVTQNVENNPSKEFTQEIITIIHQVKANYFTSSDLTLNERFSKIQDKPVVNLNEVKIYSDPEIHRRIDISLAELQNKLAMPCESGQTVVRVLEDPNDLRHDIERRRKERLQNEDERVFHIDSVIQRNEHNGSLSKLQNSQIDGFQKPIRFLKPPFRKFIRKPHMNNYYAAKTNDIFTHRPFGGHLENPRPFRRPFKWRR, encoded by the exons ATGGCTAGATCTAGATCAAGATCACCAAGGTGGAAACACAG gtcCTTATCACCTGCATTTAGGAGCTCAGAACACCATAGACAAAGACATGCTCATATTAATTATGACTGTGAATATAAGGGATTTAGGAAAGACCTGAAGAAACCTATGTCTTGGAGAGTGGAAGATGGGAAATACGGCCAAAGCAATTATAGATTTGCACCACATGGGAATCTCTACCACAGAATTTATGAACATAGATCATCTTCACCAAATGTAAAAAGAACTCCTTTAGAGGATACATACAGTCATAAACCCTGTAGAACACATTCATCAGAAAGGGGTGAAGGCAACAGGAGATATCAATTTCCAGCCAAATACTCAGAAGTATCCTATAAAGAACATGATCAGCCTTTTTACTTACACAAAATGCAAGAAAGATATATGCCTGAGGACTTCAGAGTCACCGGAGATGAAAAAGGAATGAAACCTTTTCATAGACCGTTAGGGGCTTCATgtaaatttgaaagaaaatggcATGAAGATGAAATGAGGCACCAGAAGTTTCAGGAAGACAAATATGGTCAATCGCTCCGAAGAGCTTCTGAAGAATTTACAACAAGGAGCTCTTTGCAGAAGAG GTATCCTGAAGATCGTGATTACAGAGAACATGGGCACACATCTAAAAGGGCTAAAGAAATTGAGAGATATGACGATGAAGAAATAGCAAGAAATCACAAATGGAAGCAAGAGCGTTCTTTTCCACCCTACCAAAAAAAGGAGGAGCAAAGAAACGTTGATCCCCAAGCTCATCGGTCTGCTGAAAGGGAGTACACAAAGAGTTCTGTTACGAAGATAGCATATGACTATAATTACAAACATCATAGACACCTAGATGGGACAAAATCTTTTTCTGATTATAGAGCTCAGAAGTATGTAAAGCAGGAAGACCAAAAATACAGTTCTCCTAAGGGTTCTCTGAATAGCAAAGAGTTAGATTATTGTAGTGGTGGAAGAGTAAGACAGACTGAAGAAGGGCATAATGAAGTGCCCATTAAATACAGTTCAGTGAAGGGCTGCAGTGCATGTGCCAACTCTTACAAAAATGATGTTGATCTGAGACCCTTTAATAACACAAAGAAGGAAAGAGTAAGGAATGAAGgggatttcagaaaaaaaatagattctTCTAATAGCCATCATGACACAAGTCATACAGTTTCAGATGTGAAAATGTCCGATGTCACTCCTAGGAAGGAGCTGCTCACAATCAAAGTGGATATGAAGAAAATGATGAACAAGTACAG GACTGGTTCTAGCCATACTGTGGAGCGGCAGATGTCTCATGATCTGGTTGCTGTTGgcaggaaaaatgaaaattttcatccaGTGTTTGAACACATGGAATCTGTAACACAAAATGTGGAGAACAACCCATCAAAAGAATTTACTCAGGAAATCATAACAATTATCCATCAAGTTAAAG CAAATTATTTTACATCTTCTGACCTAACTCTAAATGAACGCTTCTCAAAAATTCAGGATAAACCAGttgtaaatttaaatgaagtTAAAATATATTCAGATCCAGAAATTCACAG GAGAATTGATATATCTTTGGCAGAACTTCAGAATAAACTAGCTATGCCATGTGAATCTGGACAG ACTGTTGTGAGAGTTCTAGAAGATCCAAATGATCTACGGCATGATatagagaggaggagaaaagagaggcTGCAGAATGAAGATGAGAGAGTGTTTCACATAGACAGTGTAATTCAAAG GAATGAGCACAATGGTAGCTTGTCAAAATTACAGAACTCTCAAATTGATGGATTCCAAAAACCTATAAGATTCCTAAAACCACCTTTCAGGAAATTTATTAGGAAACCTCACATG AATAATTATTATGCTGCAAAAACAAATGACATCTTTACTCACAGACCATTTGGAGGACATCTGGAAAATCCAAGACCCTTCAGAAGACCCTTTAAG